In Paenibacillus sp. FSL R7-0345, a single window of DNA contains:
- a CDS encoding ABC transporter substrate-binding protein: protein MKKAKEHWPLHAVLLLLILFSAGCYKPGSKQAIPATPAADNEQASLSGSILMLTNRIDLIENGTMQGYADLFKRKYPEAEVEFEGLSNYATDVMVRLSTKDAGDVLLLPVNLPAKELSYFFEPLSEEMSADEKFKSFTAFDGKRYGLSTGTTTSGIIYNKKAFEQAGIAEIPQTLDDFYAICDQLKQAGIIPLYMNYGAIWPLREWGNNMVNYMTGNAEYLNEMVHTNNPWQTDNEWGRSLGIARTLIARGYVEDELFSNNWEVSKTRLAKGEAGMYLSGNWTIRQVLDAGAASEDIGFFPFPYDNGQTHYAPLNPDWFIGVSKFSKNKELSMAWVNFLVKETAYTAESFLPVDGSSEPSMQQYREFNAYQPELVEAVVQTDAFIDMANRSKLSFATGDYIQELIAAPDLQKSFDELNARWKEAREGQPASFQP, encoded by the coding sequence TTGAAGAAGGCTAAAGAGCATTGGCCGCTGCATGCAGTGCTGCTTCTCCTTATCCTATTCTCTGCGGGATGTTACAAACCGGGCAGTAAACAGGCAATACCGGCTACACCGGCTGCAGATAATGAGCAGGCAAGCCTGTCCGGCAGCATTCTTATGCTAACAAACCGGATTGACCTGATAGAGAATGGCACGATGCAGGGTTACGCCGATCTGTTTAAAAGGAAGTATCCCGAGGCTGAGGTGGAGTTCGAAGGTTTATCCAACTATGCCACAGATGTAATGGTCCGGTTGTCTACCAAGGATGCCGGGGATGTGCTGCTGCTTCCGGTTAATCTGCCTGCGAAGGAGTTGAGCTATTTTTTTGAACCCCTGAGTGAGGAGATGTCAGCCGATGAGAAGTTCAAAAGCTTTACGGCGTTCGACGGTAAGCGATATGGTCTGTCCACCGGGACAACTACAAGCGGGATCATCTACAATAAAAAGGCGTTTGAGCAGGCGGGTATCGCGGAAATTCCGCAGACATTGGATGACTTCTATGCAATCTGCGATCAGCTCAAGCAGGCTGGCATCATTCCGCTGTACATGAATTATGGTGCGATCTGGCCGCTCCGGGAATGGGGCAACAATATGGTCAATTATATGACCGGTAATGCTGAATATCTGAATGAAATGGTTCATACCAATAATCCTTGGCAGACAGATAACGAATGGGGGCGCTCGCTTGGTATCGCCCGTACGCTGATTGCCCGGGGATATGTGGAGGATGAGCTATTCTCGAACAACTGGGAGGTTTCCAAAACAAGGCTGGCCAAGGGGGAAGCCGGGATGTATCTGAGCGGGAACTGGACGATCCGCCAGGTTCTTGATGCCGGGGCAGCTTCAGAGGATATCGGTTTTTTTCCGTTTCCTTATGATAACGGCCAGACACACTATGCCCCGCTGAATCCCGACTGGTTTATCGGCGTCAGCAAATTCAGTAAAAATAAGGAGCTGTCGATGGCTTGGGTGAACTTTCTGGTCAAGGAAACCGCTTATACCGCAGAGAGCTTTCTTCCGGTAGACGGTTCATCAGAGCCTTCTATGCAACAGTATAGAGAATTTAATGCTTATCAGCCTGAGCTGGTGGAAGCAGTGGTACAGACAGATGCATTTATTGATATGGCTAACCGCTCGAAGCTTTCTTTTGCGACCGGGGACTACATACAGGAGCTGATTGCCGCACCTGATCTGCAGAAATCCTTTGATGAGCTGAATGCAAGATGGAAGGAAGCCCGTGAAGGGCAGCCCGCTTCCTTTCAACCTTAA
- a CDS encoding glycosidase, which yields MTTLFEERKALLTGRYEALLARKNEKLPFGNGIYDRYQYPLLTAEHAPLIWRFDFNPETNPYFAERIGVNGVFNPGAIELDGKFYIVARVEGNDRKSFFAVAESTSGIDGFRFWDHPVVLPETGIPDTNVYDMRLVKHADGWIYGLFCTERKDPEAAHGDLSSAVAQCGITRTKDLKTWERLPDLKTGSAQQRNVVLHPEFVEGKYAFYTRPQDGFIDAGSGGGIGWGLSDSIENAVITSETIMDQRYYHTIKEVKNGQGPAPIKTARGWLHIAHGVRNTAAGLRYVLYAFLSDLKQPNKVTHAPGGHFIAPDGEERVGDVSNVVFCNGVIARDNGEIYIYYASSDTRIHVATTTVDQMLDYVLNTPEDPLRSYACVQQRIELIDRNLQQ from the coding sequence ATGACAACATTATTCGAGGAGCGCAAAGCCCTGTTAACCGGACGTTACGAGGCACTGCTTGCCCGTAAAAATGAAAAGCTGCCTTTCGGCAACGGGATCTACGACCGTTATCAATATCCGCTGCTGACCGCAGAACATGCACCTCTAATCTGGCGTTTTGATTTTAATCCTGAGACCAATCCGTATTTCGCTGAGAGAATCGGCGTGAACGGTGTTTTCAATCCTGGTGCGATTGAACTGGACGGCAAATTCTACATAGTAGCCCGTGTAGAAGGCAATGACCGCAAGTCCTTCTTTGCTGTGGCTGAGAGCACCAGCGGGATAGACGGCTTCCGCTTTTGGGATCACCCGGTCGTCCTGCCTGAGACCGGAATTCCCGATACCAACGTCTATGATATGCGTCTGGTCAAACACGCCGACGGCTGGATTTACGGGCTGTTCTGTACTGAACGCAAAGACCCGGAAGCTGCACACGGCGACCTGTCCAGTGCTGTAGCCCAGTGCGGCATCACCCGCACCAAGGATCTCAAGACCTGGGAACGGCTGCCGGATCTTAAGACCGGCTCTGCCCAGCAGCGCAATGTTGTCCTGCACCCTGAATTCGTCGAGGGTAAATATGCCTTCTACACCCGCCCTCAGGACGGCTTCATTGACGCAGGCTCCGGTGGCGGTATCGGCTGGGGCCTGTCTGACTCCATCGAGAATGCTGTCATCACCAGCGAAACAATCATGGATCAGCGCTACTACCATACAATCAAGGAAGTAAAAAACGGACAAGGTCCGGCTCCGATCAAGACGGCACGCGGCTGGCTCCACATTGCTCATGGCGTACGCAATACGGCTGCCGGTCTGCGTTACGTGCTCTACGCCTTCCTGTCCGATCTGAAGCAGCCTAACAAGGTTACCCATGCTCCCGGCGGCCATTTCATCGCCCCGGACGGCGAAGAACGTGTCGGGGATGTATCCAATGTCGTGTTCTGTAACGGTGTTATTGCCCGCGATAACGGGGAGATTTATATCTATTACGCCTCATCGGATACCCGTATACATGTCGCTACCACCACAGTTGACCAAATGCTGGATTATGTGCTGAATACCCCAGAAGACCCGCTCCGTTCTTATGCCTGCGTTCAGCAGCGCATTGAACTGATAGACCGTAATCTGCAGCAGTAA
- a CDS encoding response regulator has protein sequence MIRIMIADDEEVIRRGLEKITSRMDLEVEVIGSHGNGMEAWNQLSTITAEDIDLLITDIKMPRMDGFMLIEKARGWMKDLPIAVLSGFSDFEYARRAIRFGVLDYLLKPIEKAQLYELLKRVEENKQTNLTELQQPVVQTSEGGEHYVVEQAKAILEKEYGHIFELERLAETVGMNASYLSRLFKYKTGQTITDYLIGIRIVKAKELLISQPDLKNYEIAEKVGYSDPVYFNKLFKKIVGVTPKDYKGGCRMPKV, from the coding sequence GTGATTAGGATCATGATTGCGGATGATGAGGAAGTTATCCGCCGCGGGCTTGAAAAAATCACTTCCAGAATGGATCTGGAAGTGGAGGTTATCGGCTCGCACGGCAATGGCATGGAGGCATGGAACCAGCTTTCGACTATAACAGCGGAGGACATTGATCTGCTGATTACGGATATCAAGATGCCCAGGATGGACGGCTTTATGCTGATAGAAAAAGCCAGAGGCTGGATGAAGGATTTGCCGATCGCGGTGCTGAGCGGTTTTAGTGATTTTGAATATGCCCGGCGGGCGATACGTTTTGGCGTTCTGGATTATCTGCTCAAGCCGATAGAGAAAGCACAGCTGTATGAACTGCTGAAGCGGGTGGAGGAGAATAAACAAACTAACTTAACCGAACTGCAGCAGCCGGTAGTCCAGACTTCCGAAGGCGGAGAACATTACGTAGTCGAGCAGGCCAAAGCAATTCTTGAAAAGGAATACGGACACATCTTCGAGCTTGAACGTCTGGCAGAGACAGTCGGGATGAATGCCAGCTATCTTAGCCGCCTGTTTAAATATAAGACGGGTCAGACGATTACTGATTATCTTATCGGTATACGGATTGTCAAAGCCAAAGAACTGCTGATCAGCCAGCCGGATCTTAAAAATTACGAGATTGCCGAAAAGGTCGGCTATAGTGATCCTGTGTATTTCAACAAGCTGTTTAAGAAAATAGTCGGTGTGACGCCAAAGGATTATAAAGGCGGTTGCAGAATGCCAAAGGTCTAG
- a CDS encoding extracellular solute-binding protein, whose amino-acid sequence MKKTKAITGLAALTLMAGLFAGCSSNNNADNAAATNAGNNGAGTAATAVPEGDAAKDIKGNITVITQRTDIVDTIFKDYAAKFNEKYPDVKVNFEALSTYEDQIKIRMSTDDYGDVLLLPTSVAIKDLPDFFEPLGQKADLEQQYTGLEERSVDGVSYGIPITVNYSGIIYNKQVFKDAGITEVPRTIDQFMTALQNIKDKTDAVPLYTNYAAGWTLTQWEAVLATVAGNRDYVNIAQVATDDNFVQGQPHYDLYKVMYDAAKNGLIEEDPTTTDWESSKADLANGKIGTMVLGSWAIGQVKGLATNPDDVGFMPFPTNAEKILVPLADDYNLGISIHSKNKEAARAWVDWFINESGYPTTEGGGMSPVKGAELPEILKQFEGTEVTFDTLTPAKEGEEGWVDAIDKEAEIGLWQPDFKKVIIEAAIGNRKDSYDDIMKDLNDKWKAARAKVTAAQ is encoded by the coding sequence ATGAAAAAAACAAAAGCAATTACCGGTTTGGCAGCGTTGACACTGATGGCAGGCTTATTCGCAGGCTGTTCATCGAACAATAATGCAGATAATGCTGCAGCAACCAACGCCGGAAATAATGGAGCCGGTACGGCAGCAACGGCAGTACCAGAAGGAGATGCGGCAAAGGACATTAAAGGCAATATCACCGTAATTACGCAAAGAACAGACATTGTTGATACCATATTCAAAGATTATGCAGCCAAATTTAATGAAAAATATCCGGATGTCAAAGTGAACTTTGAAGCGCTCTCCACTTACGAGGACCAGATCAAGATCCGTATGAGCACGGATGATTACGGTGATGTACTCCTGTTGCCTACGAGTGTGGCCATCAAGGACCTTCCGGATTTCTTCGAACCGCTGGGTCAAAAAGCTGACCTTGAGCAGCAGTATACCGGTCTGGAGGAACGCAGTGTGGACGGTGTTTCTTACGGCATTCCGATTACCGTTAATTACTCGGGAATTATCTATAACAAACAGGTGTTCAAGGATGCAGGCATCACTGAAGTACCAAGAACCATTGATCAGTTCATGACCGCACTGCAGAATATCAAAGACAAAACGGATGCTGTTCCGCTGTATACAAATTACGCAGCAGGCTGGACGCTGACCCAGTGGGAAGCTGTTCTGGCAACGGTTGCCGGCAACCGTGACTATGTAAATATTGCTCAAGTCGCTACAGATGATAACTTTGTGCAGGGACAACCTCACTACGATTTGTACAAGGTAATGTACGATGCGGCCAAAAATGGCCTGATTGAAGAAGACCCGACAACTACCGACTGGGAATCCTCCAAAGCTGACTTGGCTAACGGTAAAATCGGAACAATGGTACTCGGCTCATGGGCGATCGGCCAGGTTAAAGGCTTGGCAACCAATCCTGATGATGTGGGCTTCATGCCGTTTCCTACCAATGCCGAGAAGATTCTTGTACCTCTTGCTGACGATTATAACCTCGGGATTAGCATCCACAGTAAAAACAAAGAAGCAGCCAGAGCATGGGTGGACTGGTTCATTAATGAATCCGGCTATCCGACAACCGAAGGCGGCGGCATGAGTCCTGTTAAAGGCGCCGAGCTTCCGGAAATTCTGAAGCAATTCGAAGGGACAGAAGTTACATTTGATACCCTTACCCCTGCCAAAGAGGGTGAAGAAGGCTGGGTGGATGCGATTGACAAGGAAGCTGAAATCGGACTTTGGCAGCCTGACTTCAAGAAAGTCATTATTGAAGCAGCAATCGGCAACCGCAAAGATTCTTATGATGACATCATGAAGGATCTGAACGATAAATGGAAAGCGGCAAGAGCCAAGGTTACAGCTGCCCAATAA
- a CDS encoding sugar ABC transporter permease — MERVSNLSYKNQRILIIFLFSLVPVVLLLTFSYLPVIKMFQYSFTSWDGFSKNMEYVGFDNYKTIFTRPEYFAVFKVSLYYFFATFVQMGLALYFATILSFNVRLKNWFKGILFFPTLLNGVAIGFIFLFFFKPEGTLNTLLELAGLGAWQQKWLLNPHLINISLAFASVWRYMGMNFIIFLGAISSIGSDIYEASEIDGANRWHQFRHIILPSIKRILQLNLILAVSGAIGVFEIPYVMTGGSNGSSTFVIQTVDVAFKYSKLGLASAMAVVLLGIVILVTILQRVLIKEEK; from the coding sequence GTGGAGAGAGTGTCCAACTTAAGTTATAAAAATCAGCGTATTCTGATCATCTTTTTATTCTCGCTAGTTCCGGTTGTCCTGCTGTTAACATTCTCATATCTGCCTGTAATTAAAATGTTCCAGTACAGCTTCACAAGCTGGGACGGCTTCAGCAAAAATATGGAGTACGTCGGGTTCGACAACTATAAGACGATTTTTACGAGACCGGAGTATTTTGCCGTATTTAAGGTCAGTCTGTATTACTTCTTTGCCACGTTTGTGCAGATGGGGCTGGCTCTCTATTTTGCGACTATTCTGAGCTTTAATGTCAGGCTGAAGAACTGGTTCAAAGGCATTTTGTTCTTTCCTACACTGCTTAACGGAGTGGCGATCGGTTTTATCTTCCTGTTCTTCTTCAAACCGGAAGGTACTTTGAACACGCTGCTTGAACTGGCAGGCCTCGGAGCCTGGCAGCAGAAGTGGCTGCTGAACCCGCATTTGATTAACATTTCGCTTGCGTTTGCTTCGGTGTGGAGATATATGGGGATGAACTTTATAATTTTCCTGGGCGCTATTTCATCCATCGGCAGCGATATTTATGAAGCTTCGGAGATTGACGGCGCCAACCGTTGGCACCAGTTCAGACATATTATTCTGCCGAGCATCAAGCGTATTCTGCAGCTCAATCTGATTCTGGCTGTAAGCGGGGCAATCGGCGTATTTGAAATTCCATACGTCATGACTGGCGGTTCCAACGGCAGCAGTACCTTTGTCATTCAGACCGTCGATGTGGCCTTTAAATACAGCAAGCTGGGCCTTGCTTCGGCAATGGCAGTGGTTCTGCTGGGTATTGTTATCCTCGTAACTATTCTGCAGCGTGTTCTGATAAAGGAGGAGAAGTAA
- a CDS encoding carbohydrate ABC transporter permease, whose protein sequence is MHTLKYSAASFFKYLTLVFGALAALIPIIVVFFASLKTNTEYANTGPLTLPENWLNFSNYTKAFVDGNMLLGFMNTIIIVLISIAGATLTGSMMAYILARFKFKGSKLLMSAFLLATLIPGVTTQVATFQIINSLDLFNTRWAPILMYLGTDIIAVYIFMQFLDSISESLDESAMLDGASYWTIYWRIILPLLSPAIVTVIIVKGVNIYNDFYTPFLYMPKSSLQVVSTALFKFKGPYGSQWEVICAAIMIAIIPTLIAFIALQKYIYNGFAQGSVK, encoded by the coding sequence ATGCATACCCTTAAATACAGCGCAGCCTCCTTCTTTAAATATCTTACTTTGGTTTTTGGAGCTCTTGCCGCCCTTATACCCATTATTGTGGTCTTTTTCGCTTCACTCAAAACGAATACCGAATATGCCAATACCGGTCCGCTTACTTTGCCGGAGAACTGGCTTAATTTCAGCAATTACACCAAGGCCTTTGTTGACGGCAACATGCTGCTGGGCTTCATGAATACCATCATTATCGTACTGATCTCTATTGCAGGAGCAACATTGACCGGATCGATGATGGCCTACATTCTGGCCCGCTTCAAATTCAAAGGCAGCAAGCTGCTGATGAGCGCTTTTCTGCTGGCAACCCTGATTCCCGGAGTAACAACACAGGTTGCCACCTTTCAGATCATCAACTCGCTTGATTTGTTTAATACGCGCTGGGCGCCGATCCTGATGTACCTGGGCACGGACATTATAGCTGTTTATATATTCATGCAGTTCCTGGACTCGATCTCCGAGTCACTGGATGAATCGGCTATGCTCGACGGCGCCTCATATTGGACGATTTACTGGAGAATCATTCTGCCGCTGCTGAGTCCCGCAATTGTTACGGTCATCATTGTGAAGGGTGTCAATATCTATAACGACTTCTATACCCCTTTTCTGTATATGCCAAAAAGCAGCCTCCAGGTTGTCTCCACCGCGCTTTTTAAATTTAAGGGTCCTTACGGCTCGCAGTGGGAGGTAATCTGTGCGGCCATTATGATCGCCATTATCCCTACGCTGATTGCCTTCATTGCCTTGCAAAAATATATTTACAACGGGTTTGCCCAAGGCTCGGTTAAATAA
- a CDS encoding glycoside hydrolase family 130 protein, translated as MKQVKLIGTNLPNIPWQDRPAGSDNPVWRHNDNPVIKRNPAKGVARIFNSAVIAYEGSFLGVFRVEDNTTRPHLRMGYSADGLDWKIADEPIPFIDEAGSPYAPRYAYDPRLVKVEDTYYIIWCTDFYGAAIGVARTQDFKTFVSLENPFLPFNRNGVLFPKKINGNFVMLSRPSDSGHTPFGDVFLSESPDFVYWGKHRHVMSKGGQGWWQSTKIGGGPAPIETSEGWLMFYHGVTTTCNGLVYSMGAVILDKDEPSRVKYRSRNFVLTPEEWYEERGFVNNVLFPCAALTDAETGRIAIYYGAADTYVGVAYTTVQEIVSYVIETHEEVGDDAGLGKI; from the coding sequence ATGAAACAAGTAAAACTGATTGGAACTAATCTGCCGAATATCCCATGGCAGGACAGACCGGCCGGCAGTGACAATCCGGTGTGGAGACATAATGATAACCCGGTTATCAAACGGAATCCGGCCAAAGGGGTTGCACGGATTTTTAATAGTGCCGTGATTGCTTATGAAGGCAGCTTCCTCGGCGTGTTCCGTGTAGAGGACAACACGACCCGTCCTCATCTCCGGATGGGCTATAGCGCCGACGGCCTGGACTGGAAGATCGCGGATGAGCCGATTCCGTTCATTGACGAAGCGGGCAGCCCGTACGCACCGCGTTATGCTTACGATCCACGTCTGGTCAAAGTGGAAGATACGTATTATATCATCTGGTGTACCGATTTTTACGGAGCTGCGATCGGGGTAGCCCGGACGCAAGACTTCAAAACCTTTGTCAGCCTGGAAAATCCGTTTCTGCCGTTTAACCGCAACGGAGTGCTGTTTCCCAAGAAAATAAACGGTAATTTTGTAATGCTGTCCCGTCCGAGCGACAGCGGCCACACGCCGTTCGGTGACGTGTTCCTGAGCGAAAGCCCGGACTTTGTCTATTGGGGTAAGCATCGTCATGTTATGAGCAAGGGCGGACAAGGCTGGTGGCAGAGCACCAAAATCGGCGGCGGCCCGGCGCCGATTGAAACGAGTGAAGGCTGGCTGATGTTCTATCATGGCGTAACTACTACCTGTAACGGCCTAGTGTACAGCATGGGGGCAGTTATTCTGGATAAGGACGAGCCCTCCAGAGTCAAATACCGCTCCAGAAACTTCGTCCTTACACCTGAAGAATGGTATGAGGAGAGAGGCTTTGTTAATAACGTGCTGTTCCCTTGCGCCGCCCTTACCGATGCTGAAACGGGACGGATCGCCATTTATTATGGTGCTGCAGATACGTATGTGGGCGTAGCCTATACCACTGTTCAGGAAATCGTCAGCTATGTCATTGAAACCCATGAAGAAGTCGGTGACGATGCCGGGCTTGGTAAAATCTGA
- a CDS encoding alpha/beta fold hydrolase: MNERSLSQLQAYEGISPKPEDFDRYWERALSELDAQSLDYELVPAAFTSLLAECFHLYFTGVGGARIHCKYVRPKLPSAGKGPGVVMFHGYACDSGDWMEKVGYAAHGICVLAMDCRGQGGMSEDNLTIQGTTIRGHIIRGMDDPDPDNLYYRNVFLDTAQAARILMAMPEVDQERVGAFGLSQGGGLTVACASLEPRIKIAVPVYPFLSDYKRAWEANITASAYEELNYYFRFFDPHHLREEGIFNRLAYIDIQNLADRIKGRVLWVTGLMDPICPPSTQFAAYNKITAPKELLVYHEYGHEYLPYLADRALQIFLTL, translated from the coding sequence ATGAACGAACGATCTTTGTCCCAATTGCAAGCCTATGAAGGGATCAGTCCGAAGCCGGAAGATTTTGACCGGTACTGGGAGCGCGCTTTAAGTGAATTGGATGCCCAGTCTCTGGATTATGAGCTGGTGCCAGCAGCATTTACCAGTCTACTTGCGGAATGCTTTCATCTGTATTTCACCGGTGTAGGCGGAGCCAGAATACACTGTAAATATGTAAGACCGAAGCTGCCGTCCGCCGGAAAAGGGCCGGGTGTTGTCATGTTCCACGGCTATGCCTGCGACAGCGGCGACTGGATGGAGAAGGTAGGATATGCGGCGCACGGCATTTGTGTACTGGCCATGGATTGCCGAGGCCAGGGCGGAATGTCTGAGGATAACCTTACGATCCAGGGCACGACGATCCGCGGTCATATCATCCGCGGAATGGATGATCCTGATCCGGATAACCTGTACTACCGGAATGTATTTCTGGATACAGCCCAGGCGGCACGTATTTTGATGGCCATGCCGGAGGTGGATCAGGAACGCGTCGGTGCGTTCGGACTGTCACAGGGCGGCGGCCTTACGGTTGCCTGTGCTTCGCTGGAGCCCCGGATCAAAATAGCAGTGCCTGTCTATCCGTTCCTCTCCGACTATAAGCGGGCGTGGGAAGCGAACATCACTGCGTCTGCCTATGAGGAGCTTAACTATTATTTCCGGTTCTTCGATCCGCATCATCTTCGTGAAGAGGGCATTTTTAACCGGCTCGCTTATATCGATATTCAAAACCTGGCAGACCGCATAAAAGGTAGAGTATTATGGGTCACCGGACTGATGGACCCGATTTGTCCGCCGTCGACACAATTTGCTGCATATAACAAGATTACGGCACCGAAGGAATTGCTGGTCTATCACGAATACGGCCATGAGTATCTGCCGTATCTCGCAGACCGGGCTCTGCAAATCTTTTTGACTCTTTAA
- the hflK gene encoding FtsH protease activity modulator HflK, giving the protein MNGDGGNPVPGRKLPGLKPGNFKKVGLWGAAAVVLIYLGSTSFYTVQEQERAAILTFGKYTNESSAGLHFKWPYPIQEVITVPAELTQRIHIGYRQEANGSVAVEEEAMMITGDENIVSADAVVQWKISNIHDYLYNIDDAEQFLRNSASSSIRAVIGSEKLDYAITDGKTVIQDKVRELLVDLQNKYSTGIQIIDIKFQDIEPPSGQVEEAFREVTNAREEKNTKINNAKKYENDIIPKARGEAQALLERAEGEKKSRILNAQGDVAQFNAIYAEYINNKSVTESRLILETLETILPNSKIFITNSNSDTVNYLPLNELMRSTPVSPSASAAPQGGDAQ; this is encoded by the coding sequence ATGAATGGGGATGGCGGGAATCCGGTGCCGGGACGCAAGCTGCCCGGGTTGAAACCGGGAAATTTTAAGAAGGTTGGACTATGGGGGGCCGCTGCAGTAGTGTTGATATACCTGGGCTCAACCTCCTTTTATACCGTACAGGAGCAGGAACGGGCAGCGATTCTCACATTTGGCAAGTATACGAACGAGTCCTCAGCGGGACTTCATTTTAAGTGGCCATATCCTATACAGGAAGTCATTACAGTGCCTGCGGAGCTGACCCAGAGAATACATATCGGGTACCGCCAGGAGGCCAACGGGTCCGTAGCAGTTGAAGAGGAAGCAATGATGATTACAGGCGATGAGAATATCGTATCGGCCGATGCTGTAGTCCAGTGGAAGATCAGTAATATACACGATTACTTGTATAACATTGATGATGCAGAACAATTCCTGCGTAACTCGGCCAGCTCGTCGATTCGCGCCGTCATCGGTTCCGAGAAGCTGGATTATGCGATTACTGACGGAAAGACCGTTATCCAGGATAAGGTCCGGGAGCTGCTCGTTGATCTGCAGAACAAATACAGCACCGGCATTCAGATCATCGATATCAAATTCCAGGATATTGAGCCGCCGAGCGGCCAGGTAGAGGAAGCATTCCGCGAGGTAACCAATGCCCGTGAGGAGAAGAACACGAAGATTAACAATGCCAAGAAATATGAGAACGATATCATTCCGAAAGCACGCGGTGAAGCGCAGGCGCTGCTCGAGAGGGCGGAAGGGGAGAAGAAGTCACGTATTCTGAATGCGCAGGGTGATGTGGCTCAGTTTAACGCTATTTATGCCGAATATATCAACAACAAGAGCGTAACCGAAAGCCGGCTGATTCTGGAGACGCTGGAGACCATTTTACCTAACTCCAAAATCTTCATAACCAACTCGAACAGTGATACTGTCAATTATCTGCCGCTGAATGAGCTGATGCGCAGTACTCCGGTCAGCCCGTCTGCTTCAGCCGCGCCGCAAGGAGGAGATGCACAGTGA
- a CDS encoding protease modulator HflC, translating to MKKNQIIALVSAVVLVILLAGSMYVVKEGEYKVVLRFGEAMRTVEEPGLKLKIPFIENVSALPKYQMTYESSPTSILTKDQKPIVVDNYTVWRITNASQFLRTVQSVGGGIQRIDEAVYNSVRRKLSEVNYENIISEDTGRGNINDEITKDVISALTRDNYGIEVIDVRIKRTDLPEENKQSVYNRMISDRQSIAARYLSEGDEESKKITSRADRTSTELMAQAEADSKKIIAEGEGEAARIYNQAYGKSPEFYSFYRTLESYVTTLQNEPVIMMPIDSPYAKILLGQ from the coding sequence GTGAAAAAAAACCAGATTATCGCACTCGTATCAGCTGTAGTTCTAGTCATTCTGCTTGCCGGCTCTATGTATGTAGTGAAGGAAGGCGAGTACAAGGTGGTTCTCCGTTTCGGTGAAGCGATGCGGACAGTGGAGGAGCCGGGACTGAAGCTGAAGATTCCTTTTATCGAAAATGTCTCAGCGCTTCCTAAATATCAGATGACATACGAAAGCTCGCCAACCAGCATCCTGACCAAGGACCAGAAGCCGATTGTGGTCGATAACTATACGGTCTGGAGAATTACCAATGCCTCACAGTTCCTGAGAACCGTACAGTCTGTAGGCGGCGGAATTCAGCGGATTGACGAAGCGGTATATAACTCGGTGCGACGCAAGCTGTCTGAGGTCAATTATGAAAATATTATCAGTGAGGACACCGGACGGGGCAATATTAACGATGAGATCACCAAGGACGTCATTTCTGCTTTAACCCGCGATAATTACGGGATTGAAGTAATTGACGTACGGATCAAGCGTACTGACCTGCCGGAAGAGAATAAGCAAAGTGTATATAACCGGATGATTTCCGACCGTCAATCCATTGCTGCACGCTATCTGTCCGAGGGTGATGAGGAATCCAAGAAGATCACCTCCAGAGCCGACCGTACCTCCACGGAGCTGATGGCCCAGGCTGAAGCTGATTCCAAGAAAATTATCGCCGAAGGCGAAGGGGAAGCTGCCAGAATCTATAACCAGGCTTATGGCAAGTCTCCCGAGTTCTACAGCTTTTACCGTACATTAGAGAGTTATGTAACCACGCTGCAGAATGAGCCGGTTATCATGATGCCGATTGATTCGCCATATGCCAAGATCCTTCTGGGGCAATAA